One Bufo gargarizans isolate SCDJY-AF-19 chromosome 4, ASM1485885v1, whole genome shotgun sequence DNA window includes the following coding sequences:
- the NENF gene encoding neudesin, whose protein sequence is MSPCSRVVCYFVLLLGSVVFSSADVDPELRRTNPHKPVRLFTDEDLANYNGEQADQPIYMAVKGAVFDVSAGKEFYGKGAPYNALAGKDSTRAVAKMSLEPEDLISDTTGLTEEQLKSLDDIFENVYKKKYPIVGYTAQRILNEDGIPNSGFKPEDQPHFKIKDEF, encoded by the exons ATGTCGCCGTGCAGCAGAGTTGTGTGTTACTTTGTGCTGTTGCTGGGTTCTGTCGTTTTCAGCTCTGCGGACGTGGACCCCGAGTTACGACGCACGAATCCGCATAAGCCAGTCAGGCTCTTCACCGACGAGGACCTGGCAAACTACAATGGGGAACAG GCGGATCAGCCCATATACATGGCAGTAAAGGGAGCTGTGTTTGATGTTTCAGCTGGAAAAG AGTTCTATGGAAAGGGAGCTCCATATAATGCACTGGCGGGAAAGGACTCTACACGTGCTGTGGCCAAGATGTCTCTGGAACCAGAAGATCTTATTTCTGACACG ACCGGCCTCACCGAGGAACAGCTGAAGTCTCTAGACGACATCTTTGAGAACGTGTATAAGAAAAAATACCCAATTGTCGGCTACACCGCCCAGCGCATCCTGAATGAAGACGGCATCCCCAACTCGGGCTTTAAACCCGAGGATCAACCGCACTTCAAGATCAAAGATGAATTTTAA